A section of the Portunus trituberculatus isolate SZX2019 chromosome 20, ASM1759143v1, whole genome shotgun sequence genome encodes:
- the LOC123506625 gene encoding extensin-like: MGGSLLGTFYPPKPASQTHSPSKTGHPHPSPQHLTHPCTPRSPTSDPTLAPPPTSTQNSIPAPILDPTPAPTKPLSPIIIVVPLTAQPPLPKAQWTRHHHKPHHSHTTMHHQTPHPRGPLLGRLDRC; the protein is encoded by the coding sequence ATGGGAGGCAGCCTCCTGGGCACTTTTTACCCACCAAAACCTGCAtctcaaacacactcacccTCCAAGACAGGACACCCCCATCCTTCTCCCCAACACCTCACTCACCCTTGCACACCCAGATCCCCCACCTCTGACCCCACCCTTGCTCCTCCCCCTACATCCACCCAGAATTCCATACCAGCTCCCATCCTTGATCCTACTCCTGCTCCCACCAAACCCCTGAGCCCCATTATTATTGTGGTACCACTAACTGCCCAGCCACCCTTACCCAAGGCCCAATggacccgccaccaccacaaaccacaccacaGTCACACCACAATGCACCACCAGACCCCCCATCCCAGAGGGCCCCTACTGGGCAGACTTGACAGATGCTGA